One Dethiosulfovibrio faecalis genomic region harbors:
- a CDS encoding YicC/YloC family endoribonuclease, translating into MLTSMTGFSRVSVDKDWGTLTVEFSSVNSRYLEVFVKSGRELASEDPLIQGAVKKRLNRGKVQVRVELSWASECRMGRINPDVLSSYLSQVKDVVLSMGDGADELPLNGILGLPGVLDLPSASSSSMKDEISSVLADLTSRGLDELVSMRESEGEKLLDDISGCLEDYRAIVSKIDSLWQGCADKAFESLRDRVQAVADRFEISVDEGRLAQEMTVIADKWDISEEISRTDSHIGQFEKLLDEKGPRGRKLDFLLQEMNREINTIGSKVADAEIRWLVVDGKSLLERIREQVQNVE; encoded by the coding sequence ATGTTGACAAGCATGACCGGTTTTAGCCGAGTATCGGTGGATAAGGATTGGGGTACCTTGACCGTGGAATTCTCCAGCGTCAACTCTCGCTATCTGGAGGTCTTCGTGAAGTCCGGGAGAGAACTGGCTTCGGAAGATCCACTGATACAGGGTGCAGTCAAGAAAAGACTCAACAGAGGAAAGGTCCAGGTCAGGGTAGAGTTGTCCTGGGCTTCCGAGTGCCGTATGGGCAGGATAAACCCCGATGTCCTTAGCTCCTATCTGTCACAGGTGAAAGACGTGGTGCTCTCCATGGGAGACGGGGCGGACGAACTTCCCTTGAACGGAATTTTAGGATTGCCAGGGGTTTTGGATCTTCCATCCGCGTCTTCCTCGTCGATGAAAGATGAAATATCCTCGGTTTTAGCCGATCTAACCTCTAGGGGACTGGACGAGTTGGTCTCTATGAGGGAGAGTGAGGGTGAAAAGCTCCTTGATGATATCTCCGGATGTCTAGAGGACTATCGGGCCATAGTATCCAAAATAGATTCTCTTTGGCAGGGATGTGCGGACAAGGCCTTTGAGTCGCTCAGAGATAGGGTTCAGGCGGTGGCGGATCGTTTCGAGATATCTGTGGACGAGGGACGGCTTGCCCAGGAAATGACGGTAATAGCGGATAAGTGGGATATATCCGAGGAGATCTCCCGTACGGACAGCCATATAGGTCAGTTCGAGAAACTGCTGGACGAAAAGGGCCCCAGAGGGAGAAAGCTGGATTTTCTTCTCCAGGAGATGAACAGAGAGATCAACACGATAGGCTCTAAAGTGGCGGATGCCGAGATACGATGGCTTGTGGTTGACGGAAAATCCTTGTTGGAGAGGATTAGGGAACAGGTTCAAAACGTGGAGTGA
- a CDS encoding DUF370 domain-containing protein, translating to MGQRLVHIGFGNMVVAERVVAIIHPTSAPMKRLKEEAKETGRLVDATQGRKTRAILVTDSNHVILSAIQPETIVNRFSGEEPDG from the coding sequence GTGGGACAGAGGCTCGTTCATATAGGATTCGGAAACATGGTGGTAGCCGAGAGGGTCGTAGCCATAATACATCCTACTTCGGCTCCGATGAAACGTCTGAAAGAAGAGGCTAAGGAGACCGGTCGTCTCGTAGATGCCACTCAGGGACGAAAGACAAGGGCCATATTGGTGACCGACAGCAATCACGTTATATTGTCGGCCATCCAGCCGGAGACTATCGTCAACCGTTTTTCCGGCGAGGAACCAGATGGTTAA